From the genome of Ferroacidibacillus organovorans:
TTCCGCTGACGAAAATCAGCAGATAATGGGTTTTGGGGGTGTTTTCAGCATTTAAGCATCCTTTCCACGCAACGTGCGATGAAGGATCCGTTCAGAACTCTTGTGACTGACAAAAGATAAAATGGTCATCAGGACTCCACACGTGCAGATCATCAGCGATGTAACCCCGCAACCATCATACGTCGGTTATTCGTCTGAGATAAATCTCCGCGCAGTGCGGAGAATTTTTACTTGGACTCAGTGGACGATTCGCTCTCGCGATGGATATAGCGCTTGCCGCGAAAAAGAGAGACGACGGCGGCGATGAGGGACATGATGAGCGAGACGGTGAAGGCGAGTACGAGACCGTGCATGAAGGGCTGCGCGATCAAGGTCGGGAAGAACCTCTGACCGACGATGACGCTCGCCTGACTGGCTGGCATGTGCTGGAGAATTCCGAATTGCTGTAGCAGGTTTTGCAAAGGGTTATACCCGAGCAGCGCCGCAAAGAGCGAGGCGGTTGGCGGCAAATGGGAGATTTGCACGGCTCCCGCGAGTGGGACGCCGTGGCGTGTAAGTCCCGTCAGCATGGCGTGCGGCAACTTCTGTGCGAGTCCGGCAATCATGACGGAAAAGAAGAGTCCCATGCTGAGCATGGAGCCGGCGTTCGTGAAGGTGGAGCGCATCCCTGATCCGACGCCGCGATACTGCGGCGGGAGGGAATTCATGATGGCGGCGCTGTTCGGTGACGCGAAAAGTCCCATGCCGGCGCCGATAATGAAAAGATACGTAAAAAACATCCACGGATTGAAATCCACAGGGAGTGTGGCCATCAGGAAAAAACCGAGGGCGGTAAGCACCATCCCGGAGGTGGCGAAGATGCGCGCGCCAAAGCGGTCGGAGAGCATTCCGCTGACAGGGCCTGCGACGAGAAATCCAATCATCTGCGGCAGGGTGTAGAGTCCTGCGATCAGTGGCGTTCGCGCGTAGGAGATGCCGTGCAGTGGGAGGTAGATTCCCTGCAGCCAGATGATGAGCATGAACTGAAGGCCGCCGCGCGCCAGTGATGCGAGCAGTCCGCTCAGGTTGCCTGCGGTAAACGGCCAGATCCGAAAGAGCTTCAGATTGAAAAGCGGCTGCTCGGTAATGTTTTCGATGAGGACGAAAAGGCCGAGCACAAACACGCCGCCGATCAGTCCTGTGAGCACCCAGGGATTGGTCCAGCCCATCGTGTGATGGTTGTATGGCATGATGCCATAGGTGAGGCCGAGCATGATACCGAGAAGACCGAGCGTGAGCGTGACGTTGCCCCAGATGTCCAGGTGTTGCTTTGCCGCCTTCTTGTTGACCTCTTTGAGCGCAATGTAAGCCCACACGGTGCCAAAGAGGCCGACGGGGACGTTTACGAGAAAGATAAAGCGCCAGTTGCCCGTCGCGGCGAGCGCCCCGCCGATCAAAAGGCCGATGATCCCGCCGCCAACGGCTGCGACCTGGTTTAGTCCGAGCGCCAATCCGCGCTGGTTCTCGGGAAAGGCGTCCGTCAGGATGGCGGCGCCGTTGGCAAAGAGAAAACCGCCGCCGATGCCTTGAATGATGCGGAAGATGATCAACTCGACTTCTCCCGCCGTCCCTTTGCTCCAGGTGAGTGCCGCGAGTACGGAGCCGATGGTGAAAATGAGAAATCCCATGTTGTAGAGGCGCACGCGACCAAACATGTCAGACAGTCGGCCGAACAGCACGAGCAGTACGGTGGTCGCGATATTGAAGCCGAGCAGCACCCAGAGCAGGAGCCCGGTTTGATTGCTGGCGAGTGGGTTGACCTTTAGTCCATTGAAAATCACAGGGAGCGCGATGATCAGGATAGACTGATTGATCGTCGCCATTAAAACGCCAAGCGTCGTGTTTGACAAAGCGATCCACTTATAGTGGGGGCTCGCGTTCTTTGGTGTGGCGTCAGGCGGCATTAGGTTATTCTCCTTTACTTTCTTTTATTTGCGAATTCCATTTTCGCGAAAATCCAGAGATTTTTGCAGACGCTCTTGATAACGATTGCGCATCGCAGTCACGCTTTTTATTTTTTCATCCATTTTTTCAATCAGGTGTCGGAGCACCTCGATATAGCGATCGGTGTATTCCAACTGTCTGTCTTGATCCTGCCTGTTCTGATGGAACGATTGTCGCAATGCGTCGAGCGCCTGCTCGGCGTCGAGAATTTCGCGAATCTCTTGAAGTGAAACGCCTAAATTCTCTTTCAATCGAAGAATCTGCTGCAAGCGTTCCACCGTTTCCTGGTCATAGAGGCGGTGCCCGCCGCTGGTTCTTGAACTGGGCGCGATCAACCCGACTTCTTCGTAATAGCGAAGTGTGCGCGGGGTTACAGGAAGTTGGCGAAGGACGGCCTCTACGGTCAATTCACCCGATTCTTGTTCTGTCACGGTCATCACCGGCCTTGAGTGGAGTTGCAAGAAGCACCTAAGAAACGATAGTATACAAACACGCACCTGACGTCAACGTCAGGTTTGGCGAAATCAAATTTTTGGGGTGAATCATGAGAATCGCAGACGGTGTTGAAATGTTGGAGCTTGAAATGGCATTTGCGGGAAACGCGAGCGTGATTCATCCTACGCTTCTTTATGATGACAAACACGCAGTTTTGGTGGACGTGGGTGTGCCGGGACAACTTCACGCCATCCGCGCAGCGGTCGAGAAGGCGGGGGTTCCTTTTGAGCGCATTGACGCGGTGATTCTCACCCATCAGGACATCGATCACATCGGCAGCATCGAGGCGGTGCTAGGCGCGCTTGATCCGTCGGTGGCGGTGTATGCACACGCCGAAGATAAGCCGTACATTGAAGGGGACAAACCGTCGATCAAGATGACCCCCGAGCGCGTGGCGCAGATGCTCGCGCGCATGCCGGAAGACGCGCGCAAGCAGGCGGAGGCGATGTTTCTCCATCCGCCAAAGGCGAAGGTGACAAACGTTGTGGCGGACGGCGAGATCCTGCCGTTTTTTGGTGGGGTACAGGTGGTGTTTACACCGGGGCACACGCCGGGGCATATCGCGCTCTATCATCTTCCAAGCAAGACGCTCATCGCGGGGG
Proteins encoded in this window:
- a CDS encoding MFS transporter, which codes for MPPDATPKNASPHYKWIALSNTTLGVLMATINQSILIIALPVIFNGLKVNPLASNQTGLLLWVLLGFNIATTVLLVLFGRLSDMFGRVRLYNMGFLIFTIGSVLAALTWSKGTAGEVELIIFRIIQGIGGGFLFANGAAILTDAFPENQRGLALGLNQVAAVGGGIIGLLIGGALAATGNWRFIFLVNVPVGLFGTVWAYIALKEVNKKAAKQHLDIWGNVTLTLGLLGIMLGLTYGIMPYNHHTMGWTNPWVLTGLIGGVFVLGLFVLIENITEQPLFNLKLFRIWPFTAGNLSGLLASLARGGLQFMLIIWLQGIYLPLHGISYARTPLIAGLYTLPQMIGFLVAGPVSGMLSDRFGARIFATSGMVLTALGFFLMATLPVDFNPWMFFTYLFIIGAGMGLFASPNSAAIMNSLPPQYRGVGSGMRSTFTNAGSMLSMGLFFSVMIAGLAQKLPHAMLTGLTRHGVPLAGAVQISHLPPTASLFAALLGYNPLQNLLQQFGILQHMPASQASVIVGQRFFPTLIAQPFMHGLVLAFTVSLIMSLIAAVVSLFRGKRYIHRESESSTESK
- a CDS encoding MerR family transcriptional regulator, giving the protein MTEQESGELTVEAVLRQLPVTPRTLRYYEEVGLIAPSSRTSGGHRLYDQETVERLQQILRLKENLGVSLQEIREILDAEQALDALRQSFHQNRQDQDRQLEYTDRYIEVLRHLIEKMDEKIKSVTAMRNRYQERLQKSLDFRENGIRK
- a CDS encoding MBL fold metallo-hydrolase translates to MRIADGVEMLELEMAFAGNASVIHPTLLYDDKHAVLVDVGVPGQLHAIRAAVEKAGVPFERIDAVILTHQDIDHIGSIEAVLGALDPSVAVYAHAEDKPYIEGDKPSIKMTPERVAQMLARMPEDARKQAEAMFLHPPKAKVTNVVADGEILPFFGGVQVVFTPGHTPGHIALYHLPSKTLIAGDSTVSREGKLLGPSAQATPDMPEALASLKKFTALDVAQVICYHGGLCDDHVNEQVRDLTK